The following proteins are co-located in the Acidobacteriota bacterium genome:
- a CDS encoding sulfatase-like hydrolase/transferase, translating to MRVRSAVLWLGAILAILAAAECRPASSPPRNLIVISIDTLRADALGCYGNERETSPGIDRIAANGVLFEDASATSPWTKPSHASLLTGLYPRRHGARSMEAVMATDAVHLASWLAERGFQTAAVVNSRYLTSHGLENGFIDFTSIDYIQGQRHGSPVTGAAIDWLKNRDATRRFFLLVHYMDVHSDYASLAEYEQRFVEPYDGPFTGSTRELYRVAEGDLRPDPSDIRHLRNLYDAGVRQIDDRIEQLLGFLKGEGLLEDSLLVITSDHGEEFMEHGGVLHGFSQHQEVIRIPLIFHGPGIPEDVRVSTPASLVDVLSTSLTALDVESPDDVDGAPLQETWSRDGTVADRFLYAEADISFPPPGRGAAPLGPHRAVRNDRYRLHYQTDTQTTRLFDLANDPGEQIDVAAQFPGITETLRDRLLMWLDASITTPERALTDEELDRLRSLGYVGQ from the coding sequence ATGCGAGTGAGATCGGCAGTCCTGTGGCTCGGTGCAATCCTGGCGATCCTGGCGGCGGCGGAATGTCGACCCGCATCGAGTCCACCACGCAACCTGATCGTGATCTCCATCGACACCCTGCGGGCGGACGCGCTCGGCTGCTACGGGAACGAACGGGAGACCTCGCCCGGGATCGACCGCATCGCGGCTAACGGCGTCCTGTTCGAGGACGCGTCGGCGACATCACCGTGGACCAAGCCATCGCATGCATCCCTGCTGACCGGGCTGTACCCCCGTCGGCATGGCGCGCGCTCGATGGAGGCCGTCATGGCGACGGACGCCGTGCACCTCGCGTCGTGGCTTGCGGAACGAGGGTTTCAGACTGCCGCCGTGGTGAACTCCCGATACCTGACGTCCCACGGCCTCGAGAACGGGTTCATCGATTTCACCTCCATCGACTACATCCAGGGGCAGCGTCACGGCTCTCCCGTCACCGGCGCGGCGATCGACTGGCTTAAGAACCGAGATGCGACACGCCGGTTCTTCCTGCTGGTCCACTACATGGATGTCCATAGCGACTACGCGTCGCTCGCGGAGTACGAGCAGCGATTTGTCGAGCCCTACGACGGTCCGTTCACAGGCTCGACCCGGGAACTCTATCGAGTCGCGGAGGGCGATCTGCGCCCCGACCCATCGGATATCCGTCACCTGCGCAATCTCTACGACGCCGGCGTACGACAGATCGACGACCGGATCGAGCAACTGCTTGGCTTCCTGAAAGGGGAGGGGCTGCTGGAAGACAGCCTGCTGGTGATCACCTCGGATCACGGTGAGGAGTTCATGGAGCACGGTGGCGTGCTTCATGGCTTCTCCCAACATCAGGAGGTCATCAGGATCCCGCTGATCTTCCACGGGCCGGGTATTCCCGAGGACGTGCGAGTCTCGACACCGGCATCGCTGGTCGATGTGCTCTCCACCAGTTTGACCGCCCTCGATGTCGAGTCGCCGGACGACGTGGATGGTGCGCCCTTGCAGGAAACGTGGAGTCGGGACGGGACGGTGGCGGATCGCTTCCTCTATGCAGAGGCGGACATCTCCTTCCCACCTCCCGGACGCGGCGCGGCGCCGCTGGGCCCCCATCGGGCGGTCCGCAACGATCGTTACCGACTGCACTATCAAACCGACACTCAGACGACCCGGCTCTTCGATCTTGCGAACGATCCGGGGGAGCAGATTGACGTCGCGGCGCAATTCCCGGGCATAACGGAGACACTGCGGGATCGGCTCCTGATGTGGCTCGACGCGAGTATCACGACCCCGGAGCGTGCATTGACGGACGAGGAACTCGATCGCTTGCGATCTCTCGGTTACGTCGGACAATAG